Genomic DNA from Cydia fagiglandana chromosome 3, ilCydFagi1.1, whole genome shotgun sequence:
CTTGGGAAAGGAGTATGGAATAGGTAAGTTTTACAGAAAATTGTGACGCTTCTCTTTTTTAGAACATAATCGTAAACGCACTGTAAAAAATGACATTAAAAAAGACATTTACCGTTAAGGGTCATTTCTTTTCGTATAAAATCGCATACTTCGGTAGTAGGCATTTAAGGGAGTGCCACAAGGAAGTATTCTAGGGCTCTTTTTTCATCTTCGGATTTATAGTTCCTGTATTATAGATACACTTCACAGGTACCCGCATGCGTCAGGGCAAACAATTATAACCGTGACAATCGCCTATAATGACTTATCAGACAAGGGCTCGGCCGTTCTCGTGTTTTTATCGTACATTCTGACTGTCGTAAATCACGCAATAAGTAGGATCAATTTATGAAACAAGGTTTTTATCCATATTTActttgattatttatttttacgagTGACACAgcaatttattttacttatggCTCTTTttatctttaggtacctattaaattaaatcaGTTCTGACAAAGTTTTTCACGAAATTAAAGTTCCACTATGTTTTGTAGCTTAGGCCTTTGTTGATTTTGGTTCAGGTGTttagtgaaatgaaaattaagttATTGCGAtaaaatgtaaacattgtatattgtcttttcacatcacctaattagatttttcttccctgctaggagggatcaaagtggcacttttctgttcaTCGACTGTCGAGGATAATATACGAGTAATAaggttttatatgttatttatactttttatacattttgttgTCTATGTCTTTATGGTTTttgtttttaccttttgttttAATACAGTTGTCATTAAATGCTCTGGTGAATGCTGGCATTTTCGTTGCTCCCGATTTTTGTAGCTGTCGAAGTGTATAATTTTCCTGGATTCCGGGACATCGACATTAAATTTCATTGCCAGTATAAAATACTAATATAATTAACAATGAACATCGTATGTACAGCCTggcaacactaagattttttttttattttcctcatagttgatgagaaaagcagtatgtgtcacacggtttcaaaattatttctttaattatttcttgggcgttaacacttgaatccctcatacgctcaggattcaatgtacggccttgacggaaatatatcattttgatcccttgtaacagaAACTACTATTAAAGTGTGTTGACTCATTTTCTAACAATCCAATCATCCCTTTATCAACTTATTATTCAAGTTATTTAACATTTGCTTAATTATATAATCTTATCTTACAGCACACCTAAATAGATTGTCATTTTTATGTCTAGACATCTTACTTAGTGTCATATTATCTAAAGTTGCCAAAATTAAGTAACGATAACCGGCATAATTACGAGGTTAAATACGACTAATTAAGTGATATGGATAAATCACGGAAATGATTACAAACTGCAATCAGTAGATACCACGATTTTTTTAGGACAACTGTAACCAAAAAATGCATGTTGTTTTCTTATAGTCAATCTTATAATATCGGAAGTAAATGTGTATATAACTTCCTTCTTTAAGCCATTTTAGTGTCAAAAATAACATGTGAATGTGAGTCTAAAACTAAATGAAAATTACAACTACAGTATATTTTGAAAGCCATTTTGAGATAACTTTAATAGATGTATGGACAATATGCATGGACATATGTTAAGAAAGTCTACACAGATCGTTAATGTTagtatattttgtttaaaatcTGGATACTCATATTTTGTTATCCAGACTCAAGAGGACCCAATTCTGATTCATAAACCAAAAGCCTACTTTGTAATAGCTTTAAATCTGTACTCTTTTCTGTAAGCAATGTCACCAGATTTGTGTTATAAGCTCAGCTGCGTTGTAATTgacaatattttgtaaaattcCAGCTTATAACCTGGCCGATGCCGGGTATGACGTGTGGATGGGCAACGCTCGTGGCAACGTCTTCTCGCGCCAGCACGTATCCCTCAATCCCGACGACAACCAGCAAAAGTCCGAATTCTTCGACTTCAGCTGGGAAGAGATCGCGATGATCGACGTTCCGACCATGGTCGACTACGCTTTGGCAGTCACTGGGAAAAAAACTTTACACTATGTTGGCCACTCTCAGGGAGGCACTTCGTTCTTGGTGCTGAACTCTATGAAACCCGAATATAATGAAAAGTTTGTGTCGGCTCATCTATTGGCTGGTGTGGGATATATGAACAACTTCCCTAACAGCGAACTGAGGATAGCGGCGCAGATGACTTCAGTTCTTTATGTAAGTTGTCTACCAGTATTAATTTCAATTAATGGTTTAAAATTCTTACGCTAGAAGTCTATAAAGCAAGCTGAGGCGAGAAATGATTGGAAGATTCATAAACTTGGATCGAGACTTTGGTTGTTAATTTGGTTCGAGATACTATTTATTGCCTGCATTCAATAATCTCCATAGTACAGGGATAATGTTCTTACTAGTACTTGTCATTAGTAcacaattaatttcattttcaAGCATTCAATACTTATTGCAAATTAAAACTGTGTTTAATACATCGAATATTTAAATTCAACATCATGTTGATATCCCACGTGTGATTAATTCCTTATTAAATTCCACAGACTATGGCAAGATCAATGGGTCTGGTAGAAATAAGGTCACTGGATGACATACCTGGAAACTTCGTCGGTCGATCAGGACATTCTCGCACTGACTACTGCTTTGGTGATATCGTCTACAAGGAGTATTGCAACATGCTTGGACTTAATAGAATTATGGTGAGTTTATTAAGACGAATAACTCATGTTTTCGAATAGTACCTACTTCTAAATGTATATCAGTGTTTTCATGATTTTAAGTGTATGCTGTTCAAAGATTCTGTTTTCAAATGTATTTATTAAGTAAGACTAAGACCCCACGGTCAAGTTTATACACAGAATTGGTACCTATACATAGTATACACTCAGTTTGCGTTCACCTGAACACAAGAAGAGCCTGATCTATTTATTGTTCTTTAGGCTAGTCTATAAAATCGAGTTTATTTCTGCGCCCTTCAAAATGGCTTTAGTGATATAACTACAGGTATTTAGATAAACAGATACATACTGATTCTGATACATTTCCTGCTTGATTAAATGATTAATCTTATTGTTGTTGATAAAAAAAACGTGCAAAGCATAGAGATATGAAACTcttacaattattattgtagGTCTAAAATGACACATTATCAGTTCATGTGTTTAACCGGAGTTATATTTTTAGGGTGACACTGACACGGAAGGCCTAGGCGTTGGTGGCGCCTCTCTCAAGCAGTTCGCTCACTACGGTCAGAACATCAGGGACAAGACCTTCAGACGCTGGGACCACGGCATCCTCTCCAACCGCCTGATCTACGGCGAGTTCAACCCTCCCGCTTACGACCTTGGTCGCATCACTGTTCCCGTCACAATGCACTACACCGTCAGCGATGTGTTGCTTGATGAGCAGGATGTTCTTGCGATGGTTCGCGATTTGCCCAGCGCACTAGCTAGGAAGGTAGCAAGGGAAACCTTCTCCCATGTGGATTTCGTCCAAGCTGCTGATGTTAAGGAGCTGGTAACGAACTATATGATCGATAGGCTTAACCTAGTCGAAAGTACGTTGGCGGGGTtggaatgattttgtaaatataGATTGTTATTGGAAATGTACGTGTAAATATGATATGTCCTGGAGACAGTTTTAGTCTATGAACGATCCATTTGCAAGATGTTTATGGTTAATTTCCAACAGCTGGTACGAgatttgtgtgtgtttttattaattcagcGACAGCTCTTTTGAATTAAACTGTAATATCGTGTAGCATAAGTTTTATCTTgttttactgaaaaaaaaaatgagaacAACTGTCCTGGtgacacaataaataataagtaataaacaAAAACTTAAGAATTATACATTTACTTTTCCTTATATACCTGTTATGATTATCATGTCTTTATATAGCAATTATTTAACATCAAATCTGGCTATTATTTTTCtagaaatagaaaaaaaaatcctagaaGTTAACCTTTCGTATGTGTGTAGTGGCCTAAAGCCTAAGCTAAAGGGTGaaaactgaaattaaattttctgAAGATCCCCAAACTTGTCAAGTAGGAAATAATACTTGGCATGCGGTCATGGTTATAGACGAAACTTATGAAGAAGAAATGAAGAAATCCAATGATGTTACTGCTGTTATGCGTGGTAGGTAGGGCATAGTAGAACTTAGGCCGTAAAAACACGGACCCGAATTCACGAAATGCAACAACTATGAAGTAGTAACAACAGCGTTAAGGTCCAATAAATTTTACTGCCAAAACTTTAGTACAGTCCGGCTTGCAACGAAGTAAATATAACGTTTTACTGCCAAAACAGATGTCCGTAACAAATTCGTAGCTTGCGTTCAGCGTAATATAAGATAGGAGGTGACACTAAAAGTGAAAACAGTTGCAATATAAAATTTTACGAGTAAAGGCAAAAACTAGAAATAGTCATTTCGTAACAAACAAAATGATTGAGATTGATGATAATAACTAGTATATACGAAAAGAGAacagtcgtagaatgtatgtaCTCCTTGCGCACGTACTCAATTACAATATACTCAATTAGAATTTcgttaaagtattttaaaaccGAGTATTCTCAAATGATCAAATGATGATGAAATTGTGGCTTTTtagtacatttttttacaatcaACGTTTTGTTACCTTGATTTCAACGATagaggtaaggtaaacgtactagtgctcgacatgctaatgcccaatagatgacaccttgctgtcacctctattgacaatgacttaagtttcaagatgacatgtactgggaccgcgtcgagcaccagtacgtttattTTACAAGAACATGAGTATGATTTTTAATAGTCACATGATTCGAAATGAAATAGCGTCAAATAATCATTTTCAAGTTGAAGCAATGAAACACTTCAGAAtcgtttaatatttttaatttttttaatacctactaTGTTCAACTTTTGTAAAAGTATTATTTCATGGAGGAATTGGGATCTTCTGAATAAGCAATTCCGTACCCATTTATTTGATGGCAATTTTCGTGTAATGAATCCGTCACTCAAAGTAAActatttttcatatttattttaatactttatcaatattttcttcATAATGCACGCCTTAGGTGCTCTCTACAGCGGTGTCTTTCATGTTCTTTTTTATTACACGCACAAAAGCATACGACAGCGATGGCTAAAATGATTAATAGGATAGAAATCCATGCCCACTTGTATTCCATTAAAATTCCAAGTAAATCTGATGAGAATGATGAGTTATCCTCCTTACAAAGATTCGGACTCCTGTAATAACAACaattataaaaaacaataatattaaatGGTTAGggaaaaaatatgtttaatcaCGGCTTTTCTCACGAGTTATCGAGACCCAACTCGAGTCAACGAATCAGTACGCCATAGAAAGGCTTTGACGAGTAAAGCAGACGCAggtgtttatatttaaaatagtgTAAACCCTTGTGTTAAGATTCACAATTTAATATAATCAATGTGTTTAAAAAGTGTTCTTGTCCGTCTTCCTTGGACAGCGTTGCGATAcaacgaggaaatgccgccagcatccttggtacaatgcctcaagggtcTATTCTAGATTCAGGCTAGTTATTAATTTGGTCCAGTATTTGTACCTCTGTGAATttatcatataaataaatgattttcaaTTCATGATAAATAACAacctaaagaaataaaaataacactgACCTCTCTAATTCATCAATAATGCCAGCATATACATTTTCCATGGCATCAGGACCCATAATGAAATCTTCATGTTTAAAACTAGTTCTTTTTACTTCAATGGCCTCAGCATTAGCCATGTCACTAGCCATATTAGCGATGTCTTTAGGACTTACAAATTCATCATTAGGTGCATAGATTATTTTAGTTGGGACAGTGACAAGACCTAAATCATAATTGGGAGGTGTTGAGTTTCTGTATCTTTTTAAATTGGTAAACTCTCCGCTGTCCCATCGACTAAAGGTTCCTGATTTGACGTTTTGAGCCAAATGAAACAGTGGTCCGAGAGAACCACCCCTTGTGTCATCTACGTTATTGTTGACAGTTTTTAACCCCTGAAAATAAAGGTCATtttattacagttgtattgtacaatacatttttttttatttgtgcatttatgttatttctactcagaatcacgagctctttcaaTCCCGATAGAATAAAAAACTATGATATAAACTTACCGGCTATGGGGCGTTTATCTGCTCACCGTGAGTGTAACGTTACTTGTGATTCTGGTAAGTTGCTTTATGCTTTACTTTGCTTAGATGATTTTATGTTGATTAGCCACAAAATTGTTCGTAACATTAAACCCATTACATTATCTAGTTTTATTTCATACCGAAAATAGAACATAACACCAAACTACTTGCGTCAGCATTTGTCAACTTCTTACCATGACTTTCTGTATGTTTAATTGTTTGCAAATATTGCTGTAACTCTTGTTCCCGAGGCAATCTTCTGGCGAGAACAGTGCGTCATCGTCCTTATATGGAAATATTTCGCGTattccattttcaacacttgttttctataaaaataaaatttaacaactATAGTATAGATGCAAATCTTGCTCGCTTAATACACTATGGTAACACTCCAAAGGTAAAGTATTTAATACTCACAAATATATCATCTGATCTTTTTGCCTCCGCTTTAAGTATATCATTAGGAAAATATCTATGGTATCCAAGTGGAGCAAATAAATAGGCCGTTGCAAATTTACTATTATAATCTGGTTTTAAAGAATTCAGTGCCAAAAAAGATGTACCACCTAGCGAATGGCCAATGTAAATCAGCTTCTTATGTGTAGTCATACTTAGAATAAAATCTACAGTAGCTGCGATATCGAGTGTGCCTATTTCTTCGTAACTATAGCTAAAGTAACGGTTTACATCATGTTCATTTATTTCTGGCTCGTATAGCAGGTGTACTCGATTGTATTTGCTAGCACGCGTATTAGCCAGCCATACGTCGTATCCCAAATTTTGAAGTTTTAatgctgaaataaataaattcaaacgTTGATAGTCAGACCAAgcctgcagagattttgacagcacacgtagtgcaagagttatttatacgtttagaagttttacgtttaaaataacacccgcactacgtgtgctatcaaaatctctgcagatttttcttggtctaactctacctaagGCTTTCAAGGAACCGTTTGTTTAGAACAAACTGTAGTACATTGTACGATTGAGTTCAcaaacatttcaaaaatatactttattgtcagtgtcttaaaggcgtgtaaatatatttttggcttGTCAAAATAAATACTCACCTAGAGATTGATCTTTATCTTGTTCAAAAAATGTGTCAGAAGATTGAAACAAACCGTGAACCAGTAATACGGGACATTTTTCCGTGTGCACTTCCGGATGTTCAAAGATCATTCTAAACGTCGACAGCACATGTCCATCGCATGTTATCACAAAATATTCATTCAAGAACCTTCCTTTAAACCCTCTAAGTTCTATTCTGTTTGACGATGAATTCTGTAAGTACGAGACGAATGAAAGcatgaaaatattattagttgAAGGTGTCTTGGATGTCTAAACTTCAAATGCTGAGCATCTCCAACAAGAGCCTCTCACGATTCTcgtattatttttaagttaattattACTTACCGTTATCACGTTAAGTAATAATTAACCAATAAAGACTGTTTTGGTGACAAACACAACACTTAACTACTATTCATTCAATTAAAATTGTTAGGGACCAACAATCAATATTACGCTTATAAAATCATATAGGTACATCATTTACACCAAATAACGGTTAAATCTAGTAAATCTTGTGAAACAGCAGAGTACCTACAATAAGGTACAAATAGATGCATCTATCATTATGTCGATAATGATAATATATGGAAAGtaataaaacagaaaaaaatgaaAGTAATAAAACAGAAAGAAACACGAAGAGTTGCAACTCGCAACCCGAAATTGTATAGCATCTTACAGTTCTTACACTTGTGGCATTCAATGATACTAGATTCTCGTGTCTCTTGAATCTCCTCGTGTTTATTTTAAAAGGGATTCCTCTATTTCCAATACACGTTGTATCGTCTTTCGCTCTAGCTTCATCTGCaccacataataaaataattttaggaAACATAATCAATAATATGACTACACAAAACTTCAATGCCATTATGGTGGTTGCCACTCCGCAATCCTTAGTTCACTAATCGTTAAATGAAGTTATCTTTGAATCAGTCATTCATTACCACGAATAATGAAGAGTTAAGACTTTTCTCATTATGTTTTAATTACGTTCTTAATTAGTCATCGAGTTTGGTGAGCCGATAATCAAAAGTTACAATTTAACGAACATAAAATCCTCTTCAACTACTGCTTATTAGGTGGCTCTTCAACTAGATATTATATTAAGCTCTTAATGCCGTATGCCGTATGCCAGATAACTTATGGGCTAAATCAACTACCAACTCTTCTTCTTCTGTCAGCATGACCCAACGACCAATTGGGCCCCACAAAATCGAATTCGAGGTCGCGGCTAACCACAACGgcgttggcgagatgacctCGACGCCTTTGACAAGCACTGGTGGGAGACGGGTTCAGACCGGGATATGTGGAAAGGGAGGAGAGAGGCCTTTGCTCTGCAGTGGGACACTCgaggctcatataaataaataaaaataacccaCTGAGTATTAGGAAATAAAACAGACTTTACAAAACAGTACCTACACCATCATTTTATGGGTTTAATTAGCAGTTCCATTTCGCCATATGGCCATTCCGAGAGAATGCACgagctatttaataaaaaaaaatctatttttttaaagtccTCGCGGGTTAATTTATAGCAATGCTTGGAATATATTGCGTAAAGCATTGTCCTGACTGATGTGTAACTTTGAAAATCAGATTTTAATTTCCTACCTCTGCAGTTTCATCAACTCTTATTTAAAAATgc
This window encodes:
- the LOC134680507 gene encoding lipase 3-like, translating into MLWRALVVTVVVASVCAFPRSGHITSSDVINQIISEGYPAELHQVTTADGYILGVHRIPYGKDGPSEGRRPVVFVMHGLMGASTNFIFLGKEYGIAYNLADAGYDVWMGNARGNVFSRQHVSLNPDDNQQKSEFFDFSWEEIAMIDVPTMVDYALAVTGKKTLHYVGHSQGGTSFLVLNSMKPEYNEKFVSAHLLAGVGYMNNFPNSELRIAAQMTSVLYTMARSMGLVEIRSLDDIPGNFVGRSGHSRTDYCFGDIVYKEYCNMLGLNRIMGDTDTEGLGVGGASLKQFAHYGQNIRDKTFRRWDHGILSNRLIYGEFNPPAYDLGRITVPVTMHYTVSDVLLDEQDVLAMVRDLPSALARKVARETFSHVDFVQAADVKELVTNYMIDRLNLVESTLAGLE
- the LOC134680508 gene encoding lipase 1-like gives rise to the protein MALKFCVVILLIMFPKIILLCGADEARAKDDTTCIGNRGIPFKINTRRFKRHENLVSLNATSVRTNSSSNRIELRGFKGRFLNEYFVITCDGHVLSTFRMIFEHPEVHTEKCPVLLVHGLFQSSDTFFEQDKDQSLALKLQNLGYDVWLANTRASKYNRVHLLYEPEINEHDVNRYFSYSYEEIGTLDIAATVDFILSMTTHKKLIYIGHSLGGTSFLALNSLKPDYNSKFATAYLFAPLGYHRYFPNDILKAEAKRSDDIFKTSVENGIREIFPYKDDDALFSPEDCLGNKSYSNICKQLNIQKVMGLKTVNNNVDDTRGGSLGPLFHLAQNVKSGTFSRWDSGEFTNLKRYRNSTPPNYDLGLVTVPTKIIYAPNDEFVSPKDIANMASDMANAEAIEVKRTSFKHEDFIMGPDAMENVYAGIIDELERSPNLCKEDNSSFSSDLLGILMEYKWAWISILLIILAIAVVCFCACNKKEHERHRCREHLRRAL